Proteins from one Paenibacillus amylolyticus genomic window:
- a CDS encoding type I phosphomannose isomerase catalytic subunit — MSTPYPLQFQPEFKERVWGGRALEQFGLTPPEGHIGEGWMIADHPNGTTKVLNGALAGKGLDEVREQLGTEWLGTKGVSEKGGRFPLLIKLLDCNDDLSVQVHPTDEYEALPPGELGKTEMWYVLDAKPGAHIIYGLNEGVDRATLKEALENGTVMDTLRQVPVEAGDTFFIPAGTVHALCAGVVVAEIQQNSDTTYRIYDYNRPGLDGKPRELHVEDSLNVTAYEGAGASTMKTNNATPGEWLKLAECPYFVVEKGIVTDRWELSTSPDSFTILVVCEGEGTLEWAHAASDRIELKAGQCYLLPANLGSYTLNGNTTVLRSYLP, encoded by the coding sequence ATGTCTACGCCATATCCGTTACAATTCCAACCTGAATTCAAAGAACGCGTGTGGGGCGGTCGTGCGCTGGAGCAATTTGGCCTTACGCCCCCTGAAGGACATATCGGAGAAGGCTGGATGATTGCAGATCATCCAAACGGGACAACCAAGGTATTAAATGGAGCACTTGCAGGCAAGGGTCTGGACGAAGTTCGTGAACAACTGGGCACCGAATGGCTTGGAACCAAAGGCGTTTCCGAAAAAGGCGGCCGTTTCCCCCTTCTGATCAAGCTGCTTGACTGTAACGATGACCTGTCCGTTCAGGTTCATCCAACAGACGAGTACGAGGCACTTCCTCCTGGCGAGCTTGGCAAAACAGAAATGTGGTATGTACTCGACGCAAAACCGGGCGCACACATCATCTACGGCTTGAATGAAGGCGTTGATCGGGCAACATTAAAAGAAGCATTGGAGAACGGTACGGTGATGGATACCCTTCGTCAGGTACCTGTGGAAGCTGGTGATACGTTCTTTATCCCTGCTGGGACGGTACATGCGCTCTGTGCAGGTGTTGTTGTCGCCGAGATTCAGCAAAACTCGGATACAACGTACCGGATATACGATTACAATCGTCCAGGGCTGGATGGCAAACCACGTGAGTTGCATGTTGAAGACTCATTGAATGTCACGGCCTATGAGGGCGCAGGTGCTTCAACGATGAAAACCAATAACGCCACGCCCGGTGAATGGCTCAAGCTTGCGGAATGCCCTTATTTTGTGGTGGAAAAAGGGATTGTAACTGACCGTTGGGAACTCTCCACAAGCCCTGACAGCTTCACAATTCTCGTTGTATGTGAAGGAGAAGGAACTTTGGAGTGGGCACATGCTGCATCAGACCGCATTGAATTGAAAGCTGGACAATGTTATCTCTTGCCAGCCAATCTGGGTTCTTATACTTTGAACGGGAATACCACAGTTCTTCGCTCTTATCTGCCATAA
- a CDS encoding carbohydrate ABC transporter permease, with the protein MNMPMNTHTRTNTRLRDSEFTFMFQLISYSFIIILSIMCLLPFLLILSGSFSSNESIVRDGYHLFPTDFSLEGYKMVFKFPTQVLKAYGVTVFTTVVGTTLGLFLITMAGFVLQRKDFKYRNTFSFFIYFTTLFGGGLVPWYIMLANYFNLTDTYTVLIFPGLMTPFLIILMKNFIRSAVPDELIESAKIDGANDFRIYFSIVLKLAMPGIATVGLFLALGYWNDWFTSSLFINNPDMYQLQFYLYNTMNTITFIDQMAIGTGITLSQDVPTESTKMAMAIVVTGPILFLYPFVQRYFVKGLTIGAVKG; encoded by the coding sequence ATGAACATGCCAATGAACACTCATACGCGTACCAATACGCGTCTCAGAGATTCGGAATTTACTTTCATGTTTCAACTGATTTCCTACAGTTTCATCATTATTTTATCCATCATGTGCCTGTTGCCGTTTCTGCTTATTCTATCGGGTTCATTCAGCAGCAACGAGTCCATTGTGAGGGATGGCTATCACCTCTTTCCAACAGACTTTTCTCTGGAAGGTTACAAAATGGTGTTCAAATTCCCGACTCAGGTTCTCAAGGCTTATGGGGTAACTGTCTTTACTACGGTGGTGGGGACTACACTGGGGCTGTTTCTCATTACGATGGCCGGCTTTGTGCTCCAGCGTAAAGACTTTAAATATCGGAACACGTTCTCGTTTTTTATCTACTTCACAACGTTGTTTGGTGGGGGACTTGTGCCTTGGTACATTATGTTGGCGAACTACTTCAATCTCACGGATACGTACACCGTACTGATCTTCCCGGGATTGATGACACCCTTTCTCATTATTCTGATGAAAAATTTCATTCGTTCGGCTGTGCCGGATGAGTTAATTGAGTCCGCTAAGATTGATGGGGCTAATGACTTCCGCATTTATTTCAGCATTGTGTTGAAACTGGCGATGCCTGGGATCGCTACGGTAGGTCTGTTTCTGGCATTGGGGTACTGGAATGATTGGTTTACCTCATCCCTGTTCATTAACAATCCGGATATGTACCAACTGCAATTTTATCTCTATAACACGATGAACACGATTACCTTTATTGACCAGATGGCGATTGGCACAGGAATCACGCTCAGTCAGGATGTGCCTACGGAATCAACCAAAATGGCGATGGCGATCGTTGTGACGGGACCAATTTTGTTCCTGTATCCATTTGTACAACGTTACTTTGTCAAAGGACTTACGATCGGTGCAGTGAAAGGTTAG
- the trmB gene encoding tRNA (guanosine(46)-N7)-methyltransferase TrmB yields the protein MRLRGRKGIRENLEQQVDLVVLDPKQHKGKWSELFGNDHPIFVEFGMGKGQFISQMSYKYPEFNFIGIDMYDELVRRASEKARNAWSQADVETPPNLKLALANIEQIEEVFEPEELERIYLNFSDPWPKAKHARRRLTHPRFLKKYTELLNPKGQIHFKTDSETLFDFSLNAIADFGLQMTNLSLNLHRDGLNEEHVMTEYEQKFMGKGMNIHRVEVIVGEEALREYQQTRLDKYKVREAADESGEDQDQD from the coding sequence ATGCGTTTACGTGGCAGAAAAGGGATAAGAGAAAATCTGGAGCAACAAGTTGATCTTGTTGTACTGGACCCCAAGCAGCATAAAGGAAAATGGTCTGAACTGTTTGGCAATGACCATCCGATTTTCGTGGAATTTGGTATGGGCAAAGGTCAATTTATCAGCCAAATGAGTTATAAATATCCGGAATTTAATTTCATCGGTATTGATATGTATGATGAACTGGTGCGACGTGCCAGTGAGAAAGCTCGTAATGCGTGGAGTCAGGCTGATGTGGAGACACCTCCGAACCTGAAGCTTGCGCTGGCAAATATCGAACAGATCGAGGAGGTTTTTGAGCCGGAAGAACTGGAACGCATTTATTTGAACTTCAGTGATCCTTGGCCAAAAGCAAAGCATGCACGTCGTCGGTTGACGCACCCGCGCTTCCTGAAGAAATACACGGAATTGCTTAATCCCAAAGGACAGATTCATTTTAAAACCGATTCGGAGACGTTGTTTGATTTCTCGCTCAACGCCATTGCCGACTTTGGCCTGCAAATGACCAATCTGTCTTTGAACCTGCATCGTGATGGCTTGAATGAAGAACATGTGATGACCGAGTACGAGCAGAAATTCATGGGTAAAGGCATGAACATTCACCGGGTTGAAGTAATTGTTGGGGAAGAGGCCTTGCGTGAGTACCAGCAGACACGTCTGGACAAGTATAAAGTCCGCGAAGCAGCAGATGAGTCTGGTGAAGATCAGGATCAGGACTAG
- a CDS encoding helix-turn-helix domain-containing protein produces MRKRSEDSQKVFTRILIGIIISTVATLLVASSILYVNYNRIALRQVYRTDMNSLTQTSREVAKMTETAKSLSYQIYQDYTISSLLLYSKPNIYEITSAMEQLDNYRMSLPFIESIYVYNSKNNEFFISSNERNGQQSISEIDDQGITSILQRFHDYKPFVPIPRTYQVGSTEATEVNSYTYLCYDTINDNAKLNYAVIVNIKDDWLSPNMNAVDQPGRTFIVNEDGDLLSDFGDRALMKNLSSEAFMKPIIRDTEQSAYFTEKVDGEKSLITYTAPDDLGWRYVRITPYDLITSDIRSMRTHTVLFCAGLLFAGLLLSYLVSRKLYHPIDKVLVRLRVMEAERRGSLHLLRQDFLRGALQGRETVTGGMLEERMKFYGSSIDVQRASRLMLLRIDHFTEFCETYRDETQLVKYAMMNICTETADLHYNAEAVDMGGDLITLIFNEKAEDPELDQPANNRIEELLRMMQTAVLTHLKCSISFTIGTEEDSLEDSIASYTRSAEASLHRLFMGPGCLIYTSDIMAYHAKEYAFPAGKERQLVDHLMTGKTREAKQIYADIVGETAAYPFTVFQLALSHLTMTLNHVRNTLKKNNQLTLDSVSDGLMLPVKDAEDISEVHEHFYRMFDELGSKVEEKRTLKHEELIRKISGIIERDYADPNLCLTSIADELSMSPIYVSRLYKQLTLKGLTDVINETRIAKAQHLLVETENSVADIAERTGFTNSSYFYRMFKKFNGVTPNDYRRKEFHTENI; encoded by the coding sequence ATGCGTAAACGTTCGGAGGACAGTCAGAAGGTCTTCACACGGATTCTGATCGGCATTATTATCAGCACCGTCGCTACCTTGCTTGTGGCTTCTTCTATTTTATATGTCAACTATAACAGGATTGCTCTTCGCCAGGTGTATCGTACGGACATGAACAGTCTTACCCAAACCAGCCGTGAAGTGGCCAAAATGACCGAGACTGCCAAATCATTGTCATATCAGATTTATCAGGACTATACCATCTCTTCATTGCTGCTGTATTCCAAACCCAATATTTATGAGATTACATCAGCGATGGAGCAGCTCGATAACTACCGAATGTCCCTCCCCTTTATTGAATCCATCTATGTATATAATTCTAAAAATAATGAATTCTTCATCAGTTCCAACGAGCGTAATGGACAGCAATCCATCTCGGAGATCGACGATCAGGGAATTACAAGCATCCTTCAACGCTTCCATGACTACAAACCTTTTGTCCCCATCCCGCGTACCTATCAGGTCGGCTCTACCGAAGCAACTGAGGTGAACAGCTACACCTATCTCTGTTATGACACGATCAATGACAACGCGAAACTAAACTATGCCGTCATCGTTAATATCAAGGATGATTGGCTCAGTCCGAATATGAATGCTGTGGATCAACCAGGCCGGACCTTTATCGTTAACGAGGATGGGGATCTATTATCAGACTTTGGTGACCGTGCATTGATGAAAAATCTCTCCAGTGAAGCTTTTATGAAACCGATTATACGGGATACGGAGCAATCAGCTTATTTTACCGAGAAGGTCGATGGCGAAAAATCACTCATCACTTATACCGCTCCCGATGACCTGGGCTGGCGCTACGTGAGAATAACCCCTTATGATCTGATTACCTCGGATATACGGAGTATGCGCACACATACCGTGCTGTTCTGTGCTGGACTTCTCTTCGCAGGCTTGCTGCTCTCTTACCTTGTGTCCCGAAAACTATATCACCCTATTGATAAGGTGCTTGTTCGTTTACGGGTGATGGAGGCAGAGCGACGCGGCAGTCTTCATCTGTTACGGCAGGATTTTCTCCGTGGGGCCCTCCAGGGTCGCGAAACAGTAACTGGAGGGATGCTGGAAGAACGGATGAAGTTCTATGGTTCCTCCATTGATGTTCAGCGTGCATCCAGACTCATGTTGCTGCGTATTGACCATTTTACCGAATTCTGCGAAACGTATCGTGATGAGACCCAGCTTGTAAAATACGCCATGATGAACATCTGCACCGAGACAGCCGATCTCCACTATAATGCGGAAGCTGTGGATATGGGCGGTGATCTGATCACACTCATTTTCAACGAAAAAGCGGAAGACCCAGAACTTGATCAACCTGCCAACAACCGGATTGAAGAGCTGCTGCGCATGATGCAGACTGCTGTACTAACCCATCTGAAATGCTCCATCTCCTTTACAATCGGCACAGAAGAAGATTCCTTGGAAGACAGTATTGCCTCTTACACCAGATCAGCCGAAGCTTCACTGCATCGTTTGTTCATGGGACCGGGCTGTCTGATCTATACCTCTGACATCATGGCTTATCACGCCAAGGAGTACGCATTCCCGGCAGGGAAGGAAAGACAGCTTGTTGATCATCTAATGACAGGTAAGACGCGGGAAGCAAAACAAATCTATGCAGATATCGTTGGCGAAACAGCCGCTTATCCCTTCACTGTCTTCCAGCTAGCCTTATCCCATCTGACGATGACACTGAACCATGTACGAAATACGCTTAAGAAGAATAATCAACTCACGCTTGATTCTGTCTCGGATGGTCTGATGCTGCCTGTCAAAGACGCCGAAGACATCAGTGAAGTGCATGAACACTTCTATCGTATGTTTGATGAGCTTGGTTCCAAAGTGGAAGAGAAACGTACACTGAAGCACGAGGAGTTGATTCGCAAAATCAGCGGCATTATTGAGCGGGACTATGCGGACCCCAATCTATGTCTAACTTCTATTGCAGATGAGCTTAGCATGTCGCCCATCTACGTAAGCAGGCTCTACAAACAGCTCACCCTAAAGGGGCTCACGGACGTGATTAACGAAACCCGCATAGCCAAAGCCCAGCATCTGCTGGTAGAGACAGAGAACTCTGTTGCCGATATTGCCGAGAGAACCGGATTCACCAACAGTTCATACTTCTATCGCATGTTCAAAAAGTTCAACGGTGTTACACCAAATGATTATCGCCGCAAAGAGTTTCATACAGAGAACATTTGA
- a CDS encoding class I SAM-dependent methyltransferase, with protein MGFLSVLSCAHQWIASRLQPGDLAIDATVGTGADTLFLAQQVGRRGQVIGFDIQSEALTLAQARIRKQHDEAKLGSISMLQLSHDRMAEAVPESWPGAVGAVMFNLGYLPSESADSSIITETDSTIAALEAALALLRPRGIITVVLYPGHDGGAQEASAVLEWSSALPVEQAQVVMYRQLQRETSPFLIGIEKK; from the coding sequence ATGGGCTTTCTATCGGTTCTCAGTTGTGCTCATCAGTGGATTGCTTCCCGTCTGCAGCCAGGTGATCTGGCCATAGATGCAACAGTTGGTACAGGAGCAGACACGCTGTTCTTGGCACAACAAGTAGGTCGGCGTGGTCAAGTCATAGGCTTCGATATTCAAAGTGAAGCCCTCACGCTGGCACAGGCCCGGATTCGAAAACAACATGACGAAGCCAAGCTTGGCTCCATCTCCATGCTTCAACTAAGCCATGATCGTATGGCAGAAGCGGTGCCTGAGTCATGGCCTGGTGCGGTTGGTGCAGTCATGTTTAATCTGGGGTACCTGCCTTCAGAAAGTGCAGATTCCTCCATCATCACCGAGACTGACAGCACGATCGCTGCACTCGAGGCTGCACTCGCTTTATTGCGTCCTCGCGGCATTATTACGGTTGTGCTCTACCCTGGTCATGACGGAGGCGCACAGGAAGCGTCAGCCGTATTGGAATGGTCCTCTGCCCTTCCTGTAGAACAGGCACAGGTTGTAATGTATCGCCAATTGCAGCGGGAGACTTCTCCTTTTCTGATTGGTATCGAGAAAAAATAA
- a CDS encoding TIGR01212 family radical SAM protein (This family includes YhcC from E. coli K-12, an uncharacterized radical SAM protein.) gives MNAPALQPPLLWGDKRFHTWNYEMREQFNNKVFKVMLDAGFTCPNRDGSIAKGGCTFCSARGSGDFAGSRREDLVTQFNTIRDKQHLKWPKAHYIGYFQAYTNTYAPVEELREYFEEILEQPGVVGLSIATRPDCLPDDVVDYLAELNERTYLWVEMGLQTIHDSTSILINRAHDTKCYEEAVEKLRQRNIRVCTHIIYGLPQETHEMMLHTGRAVANMDVQGIKIHLLHLMRKTPMVKQYEAGLLRFLDQDEYIKLIVDTLEMLPPEMIVHRLTGDAPRDLLIGPMWSMNKWEVLNSIDRELRERDSWQGKYWRRA, from the coding sequence ATGAATGCACCTGCATTACAGCCCCCGCTATTGTGGGGAGATAAACGTTTCCATACTTGGAATTATGAGATGCGAGAACAATTTAACAACAAAGTTTTCAAAGTGATGCTGGATGCCGGATTCACCTGTCCCAACCGGGACGGTTCCATTGCCAAAGGTGGCTGCACCTTCTGCAGTGCGCGTGGATCAGGCGATTTTGCCGGCAGCAGACGTGAAGATCTGGTCACCCAGTTCAATACGATACGGGATAAACAGCACCTCAAGTGGCCTAAAGCCCATTATATTGGCTATTTCCAAGCGTATACGAACACGTACGCTCCGGTTGAGGAGCTACGCGAATATTTTGAAGAAATTCTAGAGCAGCCCGGTGTTGTGGGTTTGTCCATCGCTACACGTCCGGATTGTTTGCCAGACGACGTTGTTGATTATTTGGCTGAACTGAACGAGCGTACTTATCTGTGGGTTGAGATGGGCCTTCAGACGATCCATGATTCCACATCAATATTAATTAATCGGGCGCACGACACGAAGTGTTACGAAGAGGCTGTTGAGAAACTGCGACAACGGAATATACGCGTCTGCACACATATTATATATGGCCTGCCCCAAGAGACGCATGAGATGATGCTGCACACTGGACGGGCAGTCGCCAATATGGATGTACAGGGCATCAAGATTCACCTGCTGCATCTAATGCGCAAAACACCAATGGTGAAGCAATACGAAGCCGGTCTTTTACGTTTTCTGGATCAGGACGAGTATATCAAGCTGATCGTTGATACACTGGAGATGCTTCCCCCGGAAATGATCGTACACCGTCTTACCGGCGACGCACCGCGTGATCTGCTGATTGGACCGATGTGGTCCATGAACAAATGGGAAGTATTGAACTCCATTGATCGTGAGCTGCGAGAGCGGGATTCCTGGCAAGGTAAGTATTGGAGGCGAGCATAG
- a CDS encoding phosphatase PAP2 family protein, with the protein MSRLFLKFQEYDRNVFMWINGRLHNRFMNFWLYYFTHLGGATSSIAVSLLIWLLAPAPWSTTGLQACIALAVSHIPVAIAKKLYPRIRPYLALPDTITFRNPLTDHSFPSGHTTAIFSVTVPFMTTDPILLLILLPVAIIVGFSRIYLGLHYPSDVLAGATIGTLVALATVAFWS; encoded by the coding sequence ATGAGCCGTTTATTCTTAAAGTTTCAAGAGTACGACCGAAATGTTTTTATGTGGATCAACGGCCGACTTCATAATCGATTTATGAATTTTTGGCTGTATTATTTCACCCATCTGGGTGGAGCAACTTCTTCTATTGCAGTATCCTTGTTAATCTGGCTGCTTGCTCCAGCTCCATGGAGCACAACAGGACTTCAGGCTTGTATCGCTCTTGCGGTCAGCCACATCCCTGTAGCCATTGCGAAAAAATTGTATCCCCGCATTCGACCTTATCTGGCCTTGCCGGATACAATTACATTCCGTAATCCCCTGACGGACCACTCGTTTCCTTCAGGACACACAACTGCCATTTTTTCGGTCACGGTTCCATTTATGACCACTGATCCGATCTTATTGCTAATATTGTTGCCTGTCGCCATAATTGTCGGATTCTCTCGAATTTATCTGGGATTACACTATCCTTCCGATGTTCTGGCAGGTGCCACAATAGGTACTTTAGTCGCACTTGCAACAGTTGCATTCTGGTCTTAA
- the odhB gene encoding 2-oxoglutarate dehydrogenase complex dihydrolipoyllysine-residue succinyltransferase, which translates to MSEIKVPAMGESITEGTVSRWMVKEGETVNQGDVLLELETDKVNIEISAEESGVLEKIIRQEGETVEIGETIGTLSAGSGGGSGAPASEPAAAEEKKAATPAPEAPTPTAPVAAAPESSDSAKTASPSARKLARERGIELDQVQSKDPIGRVYQDDVKSHNNQAPAPAAPPVNKAPAAPSAPAAGSSTYTKPVERQRMSRRRATIAKRLVEAQQTAAMLTTFNEVDMTAIMDVRKRRKDKFKEKHEINLGFMSFFTKAVVGALKKFPTINAEIDGEDVVLKKYYDIGIAVSAKEGLVVPVVRDADRLGFAEIEKSIADLASKARSNTLALSDLQGGTFTITNGGTFGSLLSTPILNTPQVGILGMHKIQLRPVAIDAERMENRPMMYIALSYDHRIIDGSEAVRFLVTVKELLEDPESLLIEG; encoded by the coding sequence GTGAGTGAAATTAAAGTACCTGCAATGGGTGAGTCAATAACTGAGGGAACTGTATCCAGATGGATGGTTAAAGAAGGGGAAACCGTTAATCAGGGTGATGTGCTTCTTGAACTGGAAACGGATAAAGTAAATATCGAGATCAGCGCAGAAGAAAGTGGCGTGCTGGAGAAGATCATTCGTCAGGAAGGAGAGACGGTAGAGATTGGTGAGACGATCGGTACACTCTCAGCTGGTTCTGGAGGAGGAAGCGGTGCACCCGCTTCCGAACCGGCAGCGGCTGAAGAGAAAAAGGCCGCTACTCCTGCACCTGAAGCACCAACACCAACAGCACCTGTCGCTGCGGCGCCGGAATCATCCGATAGCGCCAAGACGGCTTCACCGTCCGCTCGCAAGCTTGCACGTGAACGTGGTATCGAGTTGGATCAGGTTCAGAGCAAAGATCCGATTGGACGGGTATATCAGGACGATGTGAAGAGCCATAACAATCAGGCGCCTGCTCCTGCTGCTCCACCAGTGAATAAAGCTCCTGCGGCACCAAGTGCTCCGGCAGCTGGAAGTTCCACATATACCAAACCAGTGGAGCGTCAACGCATGTCCCGTCGCCGTGCAACCATTGCCAAGCGTTTGGTAGAAGCTCAGCAGACTGCAGCCATGTTGACTACGTTTAATGAAGTAGATATGACTGCCATCATGGATGTACGTAAACGCCGTAAGGACAAGTTCAAAGAGAAACATGAGATTAACCTGGGCTTCATGTCCTTCTTCACCAAAGCGGTTGTGGGAGCTCTGAAAAAATTCCCTACAATTAACGCAGAGATTGATGGCGAAGATGTTGTACTTAAAAAGTATTATGATATCGGCATTGCCGTATCAGCGAAGGAAGGACTGGTTGTACCGGTTGTACGTGATGCCGATCGTCTGGGATTTGCCGAGATCGAGAAGAGTATCGCGGACCTTGCATCCAAAGCTCGTTCCAACACACTGGCGTTATCTGATCTGCAAGGTGGAACGTTCACCATCACGAATGGTGGAACATTCGGTTCCCTGTTATCTACGCCAATTCTGAATACGCCTCAAGTGGGAATACTGGGGATGCATAAGATCCAGCTTCGTCCAGTGGCGATTGATGCAGAGCGGATGGAGAACCGTCCAATGATGTATATCGCGTTGTCCTACGATCACCGGATTATCGATGGCAGTGAAGCTGTTCGTTTCCTTGTGACCGTGAAAGAATTGCTGGAAGATCCGGAATCTCTGTTGATTGAAGGTTAA